The following coding sequences are from one Sphingobium sp. Cam5-1 window:
- a CDS encoding LamB/YcsF family protein yields MATIDLNSDLGESFGAWRMGDDAAMLAIVSSANIACGFHAGDPAGILSVLREAAARGVAIGAHIAYPDLVGFGRRNMDPSSAELVADTIYQIGALQGLASAAGTRVRYVKPHGALYNTIATDERQAVDVIAGIKAIDPGLILMVGAGASVVDQARDAGLRVVREAFADRAYNPDGSLVSRRLPGAVLHDEDAIAHRVLRLVTEGRITAIDGTDIRLEAESICIHGDTPAAVAIAAKLRETLTANGVAIKPFALSDG; encoded by the coding sequence ATGGCGACGATTGATCTGAACAGCGACCTGGGAGAAAGTTTCGGCGCATGGCGGATGGGCGATGATGCCGCCATGCTCGCCATCGTTTCCAGCGCCAACATCGCTTGCGGTTTTCATGCGGGCGACCCGGCGGGCATCCTGTCGGTATTGCGGGAGGCCGCAGCCCGAGGAGTGGCCATAGGCGCGCACATTGCCTATCCCGATCTGGTTGGCTTCGGCAGGCGCAACATGGATCCCAGCAGCGCCGAACTTGTCGCCGACACCATCTATCAGATCGGCGCGCTTCAGGGCCTGGCCAGCGCGGCAGGTACGCGTGTGCGCTACGTCAAACCGCATGGCGCCCTCTACAACACCATCGCCACCGATGAACGGCAGGCGGTCGATGTCATTGCAGGCATCAAGGCGATCGATCCCGGCCTGATCCTGATGGTCGGCGCGGGCGCGTCAGTCGTCGATCAGGCGCGTGATGCGGGCCTTCGGGTCGTACGGGAAGCCTTCGCCGACCGCGCCTATAATCCTGATGGCAGTCTGGTCAGCCGCCGCTTGCCCGGCGCGGTGCTTCACGACGAGGACGCCATTGCACATCGCGTCCTGCGGCTGGTGACCGAAGGCCGCATCACCGCCATCGATGGCACGGACATCCGGCTGGAGGCGGAATCGATCTGCATTCACGGAGATACGCCCGCAGCTGTCGCCATCGCAGCCAAGCTACGCGAAACTCTGACGGCCAATGGTGTCGCCATCAAGCCGTTCGCCCTGAGCGATGGCTAA
- a CDS encoding putative quinol monooxygenase, translating into MTDKVYVSALLTTVPGKEDLMREALKELVAAVRSEPGCTLYDLHESASTPGNFMFYEIWDSEQDLEVHNNTELMKAFGDKAGGWLGSITVETYRRL; encoded by the coding sequence ATGACGGACAAAGTTTATGTGTCGGCCCTGCTGACCACTGTGCCGGGCAAAGAGGACCTGATGCGCGAAGCGCTCAAGGAACTGGTCGCTGCCGTGCGCTCCGAACCCGGCTGCACCCTCTATGACCTGCATGAATCCGCCAGCACGCCCGGCAATTTCATGTTCTATGAAATCTGGGACAGCGAACAGGATCTTGAGGTTCACAACAACACCGAACTGATGAAGGCGTTCGGCGACAAGGCGGGCGGCTGGCTGGGATCGATCACCGTCGAAACCTATCGTCGCCTCTGA
- a CDS encoding GlcG/HbpS family heme-binding protein, with product MMLKLISHEAAMRALAAGAAKARELGEPSSLAIVDSGGNLLAFLRADDAGLATVDIAQNKAYTSAALRSPTANWMEISQPGAPLYGLERSTNRPLVLFGGGLPIVHEGTVIGGVGVSGGPAEADVAIAEVMLAALAEG from the coding sequence ATGATGCTGAAACTGATTTCTCACGAAGCCGCCATGCGCGCGCTGGCGGCGGGCGCGGCCAAGGCCCGCGAACTGGGCGAACCATCGTCGCTCGCGATCGTCGATTCCGGCGGCAATCTCCTCGCCTTCCTGCGCGCCGACGATGCGGGCCTTGCCACCGTCGATATCGCGCAGAACAAGGCCTACACCTCCGCCGCGCTGCGATCGCCCACCGCGAACTGGATGGAAATCTCCCAGCCCGGCGCCCCGCTCTATGGTCTGGAACGATCGACCAACAGGCCGCTGGTCCTGTTCGGCGGCGGCCTGCCGATCGTCCATGAAGGCACGGTGATCGGCGGCGTCGGCGTCTCCGGCGGCCCAGCCGAAGCCGATGTCGCCATTGCCGAGGTCATGCTCGCCGCACTGGCCGAGGGCTAA
- a CDS encoding Gfo/Idh/MocA family protein, with product MEKLNVALVGTGFMGKAHSIATAVVPILFGSPVEIERKVVVDIDEELARNAARQYGFSEHATDWREVVSRPDIDIVDICTPNDTHAPIAIAAAKAGKHVLCEKPMAMTVADAEEMLAAARASGVTTMLSYNYRHTPAIQMAQRLIEEGRIGEIHTFRGRYLQDWGADPATPLSWRFNKEKAGSGTLGDIGTHVIDAARLLVGEFSSVSSIVKTLVPQRPLPAGRFFGPSGAASDEMGTVDVDDAALTMIHFANGAYGTIEVTRNAWGHHNELGFEIHGTKGSIAFNYQRLNELRVAFADDPADAFGYRTIYSGPNQPFGDKLWPVAGMGQGYIDVKSIEWYNFLKAIAEGKPASPNFADGVQIERIADAILKSGETGQWENIEIAG from the coding sequence GTGGAAAAATTGAACGTTGCGCTGGTTGGCACGGGCTTCATGGGCAAGGCGCATTCGATCGCCACCGCCGTGGTGCCGATCCTGTTCGGTTCTCCAGTCGAGATCGAACGCAAGGTCGTCGTGGACATTGACGAGGAACTGGCGCGCAACGCTGCCCGCCAATATGGCTTTAGCGAGCATGCGACCGACTGGCGCGAGGTCGTCAGCCGCCCGGATATCGACATTGTAGACATCTGCACGCCCAACGACACGCATGCGCCGATCGCCATCGCCGCTGCAAAGGCTGGCAAGCATGTGTTGTGTGAAAAGCCGATGGCGATGACCGTGGCCGACGCAGAGGAGATGCTGGCTGCCGCGCGCGCATCGGGCGTTACCACCATGCTGTCCTATAATTACCGCCACACGCCCGCGATCCAGATGGCGCAGCGCCTGATCGAGGAAGGCCGCATTGGCGAGATTCACACTTTCCGGGGCCGCTATCTTCAGGATTGGGGCGCGGACCCGGCGACGCCCTTGTCCTGGCGCTTCAACAAGGAAAAGGCCGGCTCGGGCACGCTGGGCGACATCGGCACCCATGTGATCGACGCGGCGCGGCTGCTGGTGGGTGAATTCTCCTCGGTCAGTTCCATCGTCAAGACCCTGGTGCCGCAGCGGCCGTTGCCCGCCGGACGCTTCTTCGGCCCGAGCGGCGCGGCATCTGATGAGATGGGCACGGTCGATGTCGATGACGCTGCGCTGACCATGATCCACTTCGCCAACGGGGCCTATGGCACGATTGAGGTTACCCGCAACGCCTGGGGCCACCATAATGAACTGGGCTTTGAAATTCATGGGACGAAGGGGTCGATCGCGTTCAACTATCAGCGCTTGAATGAACTGCGCGTCGCTTTTGCCGACGATCCTGCGGACGCCTTTGGCTATCGCACCATCTACTCCGGGCCGAACCAGCCCTTTGGCGACAAGCTGTGGCCGGTCGCGGGTATGGGTCAGGGTTATATCGATGTGAAATCGATCGAATGGTATAATTTCCTGAAGGCCATCGCCGAGGGCAAGCCCGCTTCGCCCAATTTCGCCGACGGCGTCCAGATCGAGCGGATTGCCGACGCGATCCTGAAGTCGGGCGAGACTGGGCAGTGGGAGAATATCGAGATCGCTGGATAA
- a CDS encoding OsmC family protein encodes MSQHKIRLEWASAPHAGQPGTYSRDHKVVFSPQTDVQASAAAEYLGNAALADPEQLLVSALASCHMLVFLAICEGSGYAVESYTDNATGEVSKSAEGYPWVSSITLRPRVIFTGEKQPTPEALSRMHDRAHRGCFIANSIKSAFALELD; translated from the coding sequence ATGTCCCAACATAAAATCAGGCTGGAATGGGCGTCAGCCCCTCATGCTGGTCAACCTGGCACCTACAGCCGCGACCATAAGGTCGTCTTCAGCCCGCAAACCGACGTACAGGCATCGGCAGCGGCGGAATATCTCGGCAACGCCGCGCTTGCCGATCCGGAACAGCTGCTCGTGTCCGCGCTCGCCAGCTGCCACATGCTCGTCTTCCTCGCGATCTGCGAAGGCAGCGGCTATGCGGTGGAAAGCTATACCGACAACGCCACAGGCGAAGTGTCGAAAAGCGCGGAAGGCTATCCTTGGGTGTCGTCCATAACCCTGCGCCCCCGCGTGATCTTCACCGGCGAAAAGCAGCCCACCCCGGAAGCCCTGTCGCGTATGCATGACCGGGCGCACCGGGGATGCTTTATCGCCAATTCGATCAAGTCCGCCTTCGCGCTGGAACTGGACTGA
- a CDS encoding acetyl/propionyl/methylcrotonyl-CoA carboxylase subunit alpha, with translation MKKLLIANRGEIAIRIARAARDYGVASVAIYSDADALSLHVEAADEAYGLGPGRPADNYLNIAKIIDVARKAGADALHPGYGFLSERAEFAQAVIDAGLIWVGPAPDVITILGDKVEARRIAEKVGAPLVQGSGGSLASAAEAVAFAEQCGLPIAIKAAFGGGGRGMKVARRMDEVGELFDSAVREAKEAFGRGECYAEQFLDRPRHVEAQVIADTHGNIVVLGTRDCSLQRRNQKLVEEAPAPFLEPGQRSAIHDAARAICKEAGYVGAGTVEFLLSPNGVISFLEVNTRLQVEHPVTEETTGVDIVVEQLRVADGLPLSIDDTPEPLCHAIEFRINAEDPGRGFLPTPGLITRFRPPAGPNVRVDAGVETGSEIPGLYDSMMAKLIVTGRTRQEAFVHARRALAEFRIEGVASVLPFHRAVVEEPAFTGDEAFGVFTNWIETEFRGVQPAPRVDPVEGGLIHSFIEIDGKRHAIALPARLFSGVGAAPSEAGDPSASPASEGAVVAPIPGTLQQWLVEDGADVAEGDLIAVMEAMKMETRITAPVAGRIGLKAKPGDLVNLGAELAVIA, from the coding sequence ATGAAGAAGCTGCTGATCGCCAACCGTGGCGAGATCGCCATTCGCATCGCCCGCGCCGCCCGCGATTATGGCGTCGCGTCGGTTGCGATCTATTCCGATGCGGACGCGCTGTCCCTGCATGTGGAGGCGGCCGACGAAGCCTATGGACTGGGGCCGGGCCGTCCTGCGGACAATTATCTCAACATCGCCAAGATCATCGATGTGGCGCGGAAAGCCGGGGCGGACGCCTTGCATCCGGGCTATGGCTTTTTGTCGGAACGGGCGGAGTTCGCGCAAGCGGTCATCGACGCCGGGCTGATCTGGGTCGGACCCGCGCCCGATGTCATCACCATCCTGGGTGACAAGGTCGAGGCACGCCGGATCGCTGAAAAGGTCGGCGCGCCGCTCGTCCAGGGCTCGGGAGGGTCGCTGGCTTCGGCTGCGGAGGCAGTGGCCTTCGCCGAGCAATGCGGTCTGCCGATCGCGATCAAGGCGGCGTTTGGCGGCGGCGGGCGCGGCATGAAGGTCGCGCGGCGCATGGACGAGGTGGGCGAGCTGTTCGATTCCGCAGTGCGCGAGGCAAAGGAGGCGTTCGGCCGGGGCGAATGCTATGCGGAGCAGTTTCTCGACCGCCCCCGCCATGTCGAGGCTCAGGTCATCGCCGACACGCATGGCAATATCGTCGTGCTGGGCACGCGCGACTGTTCCTTGCAGCGGCGCAACCAGAAGCTGGTCGAAGAAGCGCCCGCGCCGTTCCTTGAACCCGGCCAGAGAAGCGCCATTCACGATGCGGCGCGCGCCATCTGCAAGGAAGCGGGCTATGTAGGCGCTGGGACCGTTGAGTTCCTGCTATCGCCCAATGGGGTTATCTCCTTCCTGGAGGTGAACACCCGGCTTCAGGTCGAACATCCGGTGACGGAAGAAACGACTGGGGTCGATATCGTCGTAGAACAATTGCGGGTCGCTGACGGGCTGCCGCTCAGCATCGATGACACGCCCGAACCGCTGTGTCACGCGATCGAGTTCCGCATCAATGCCGAAGATCCGGGCAGGGGCTTCCTGCCTACCCCCGGCCTGATCACGCGCTTTCGTCCTCCGGCCGGGCCGAATGTGCGCGTGGATGCGGGGGTCGAAACGGGATCGGAGATTCCGGGTCTGTATGACTCGATGATGGCGAAGCTGATCGTCACCGGCCGCACGCGGCAGGAAGCGTTCGTCCATGCGCGCCGCGCGCTGGCAGAATTCCGTATCGAAGGTGTCGCGTCCGTTCTGCCGTTTCACCGGGCAGTGGTGGAAGAACCGGCCTTCACAGGTGACGAGGCTTTTGGCGTGTTCACCAACTGGATCGAGACGGAGTTTCGCGGCGTCCAGCCTGCCCCCCGCGTCGATCCTGTCGAAGGCGGACTCATTCACAGCTTTATCGAAATCGACGGCAAAAGGCACGCTATCGCCCTGCCGGCCAGGCTGTTTTCGGGGGTGGGCGCTGCCCCCTCAGAGGCCGGGGATCCATCGGCATCTCCGGCCTCTGAGGGGGCCGTCGTGGCGCCGATCCCGGGCACGCTCCAGCAATGGCTGGTCGAAGACGGCGCGGACGTGGCCGAGGGCGATCTGATCGCGGTCATGGAAGCCATGAAGATGGAAACCCGCATCACCGCGCCTGTCGCCGGACGCATAGGCTTGAAAGCCAAGCCAGGCGACCTGGTCAATCTGGGGGCAGAACTGGCGGTCATCGCCTGA
- a CDS encoding putative hydro-lyase: MAALDPASARSPADVRADIRAGKIRGHTSGMAHGFVQANLVILPKPWAEDFLQFCLANPKPCPLVAVGKPGDPALPTLGPGIDIRTDVPKYCILRDGQPVGESHDITDLWGDNFVSFLIGCSFSFEGALIDAGLEVRHIALDRNVPMFRTNIPCEPAGRFSGNLVVSMRPFQALDAIRAVEVTSRMPQVHGSPVHIGDPSRIGIIDVTQPDYGDSVPVADGELPVFWACGVTPQLAIAQARPPIAITHSPGCMLVTDIRDESLLDGDFRFEPGPI, from the coding sequence GTGGCAGCATTGGATCCGGCATCGGCACGCTCGCCTGCGGACGTTCGAGCAGACATTAGAGCGGGGAAGATCCGGGGACATACGTCAGGCATGGCGCATGGCTTCGTCCAGGCGAACCTCGTGATCCTGCCCAAGCCATGGGCGGAAGATTTCCTGCAATTCTGTCTCGCCAATCCAAAGCCCTGCCCGCTGGTAGCGGTCGGCAAGCCCGGCGATCCCGCACTTCCGACATTGGGGCCGGGAATAGACATACGCACGGACGTCCCCAAATATTGCATCCTGCGGGACGGGCAACCGGTCGGCGAAAGTCACGACATCACCGATCTGTGGGGCGACAACTTCGTCAGCTTCCTCATCGGCTGCTCTTTCTCTTTCGAAGGCGCTTTGATCGATGCGGGCCTTGAGGTCCGTCACATCGCGCTAGACCGCAATGTCCCGATGTTCCGCACCAACATCCCCTGCGAACCAGCCGGACGTTTCTCGGGCAATCTGGTGGTATCCATGCGCCCGTTCCAGGCTCTCGATGCCATTCGCGCGGTCGAGGTGACAAGCCGGATGCCGCAGGTGCATGGCAGCCCCGTGCATATCGGCGACCCGTCGCGCATCGGCATCATCGATGTGACGCAGCCGGACTATGGCGACAGCGTTCCGGTCGCGGACGGTGAATTGCCGGTATTCTGGGCTTGCGGCGTGACGCCGCAGCTCGCCATCGCACAGGCGCGGCCCCCGATCGCGATCACGCACAGTCCCGGCTGCATGCTGGTCACCGACATTCGGGACGAAAGCCTGCTGGACGGCGATTTCCGCTTCGAACCCGGTCCCATCTGA
- a CDS encoding LysR family transcriptional regulator — protein sequence MIDLRTLETFYVVAQVGGFHRAAEKLHTTQPAVSARIIQLEHALKAKLFDRDNRGSHLTAKGRELMVYAERMMNLRTEMLLAMSGPSALGGTVQLGVSETIVHTWLSELLKRLHNEYPAVTLEINVDTSSNLASALENGSIDVALLLGPVTSAKAQNLPLCSYPICWVAHSDLDLGDDPVSLESLAAYPILTYARSSRPYWQLADLFQKAHLKGVRFFANSSLSSIVRMTRDGIGIAAIPSETVADQIASGELRLIETGDDMPTMSFTASYFVQPDRPLNAVLAELAQEVAMQSPNC from the coding sequence ATGATTGACCTGCGCACGCTGGAGACTTTCTACGTCGTGGCTCAGGTTGGCGGCTTTCATCGCGCAGCAGAAAAGCTGCACACGACGCAGCCGGCCGTCTCCGCACGCATCATCCAGCTGGAACATGCGCTCAAGGCCAAGCTGTTCGATCGCGACAACAGGGGCAGCCATCTGACCGCGAAGGGCCGCGAATTGATGGTCTATGCCGAACGGATGATGAACCTCAGGACGGAAATGCTGCTTGCCATGTCCGGCCCCAGTGCGCTCGGCGGCACGGTCCAGCTTGGCGTGTCGGAAACGATCGTCCACACCTGGCTTTCCGAACTGCTCAAGCGGTTGCACAATGAATATCCCGCGGTCACGCTGGAAATCAACGTCGACACCTCTTCCAACCTCGCCAGCGCTCTGGAAAATGGCAGCATCGACGTCGCCCTGCTCCTGGGTCCCGTGACCTCCGCAAAGGCGCAGAACCTGCCGCTCTGTTCCTATCCCATTTGCTGGGTGGCGCACAGCGATCTCGACCTTGGCGATGATCCCGTCTCGCTGGAAAGCCTGGCGGCGTATCCGATCCTCACCTATGCGCGCTCCAGTCGGCCCTACTGGCAACTGGCCGACCTGTTTCAGAAAGCGCATCTGAAAGGGGTGCGCTTCTTTGCCAACAGTTCGCTGTCCTCGATCGTGCGGATGACGCGCGACGGCATCGGCATCGCCGCCATCCCTTCCGAAACGGTCGCCGACCAGATCGCCAGCGGCGAACTGCGTCTCATTGAAACTGGCGACGACATGCCGACCATGTCCTTCACGGCGAGCTATTTTGTTCAGCCCGATCGCCCATTAAATGCGGTTCTTGCCGAACTTGCCCAAGAAGTGGCGATGCAATCGCCCAACTGCTGA
- a CDS encoding urea amidolyase family protein encodes MRFLAAGGEAVLVELDDLDQTLALLDRLMESRPRGVHEMVPGARTLLVRFDPLLTDRTALARAIGQLDLSAHAARQGKAIDLPMTYDGEDLGSIAEILGWSVDELVRRHMAATYTVAFTGFAPGFAYMISDDPDIDVPRRATPRLRVPAGTVALAGKFGGIYPTDSPGGWQLLGTTPLRMWDTHRDKPALLAPGDRVRFRDMAKGSSVTVPDHASAPAPKRRVTQGLRVRRCDRPALYQDRGRPGRAGQGISESGALDRAALREANICVGNPPGAAAIEISFGGFELEADQPVTMAVTGAPCPLEIRSSGGCRISAPFGQPFALDAGDIISMGIPLSGMRSYLAVRGGFGVAPVLGAAAYDTLAKVGPDPISQGDILELANAPALAVDAQRPLAPTLPRAGDVVTLDLLLGPRTDWFTDEGVETLLRQPWRVTPESSRVGLRLSGEKPLERRDNKELPSEGTVRGSVQVPHNGQPVLFLADHPLTGGYPVIGVVAPHHLDLAGQIPIGAMIRFNSIAVFQPAAETIAL; translated from the coding sequence ATGCGTTTCCTTGCCGCAGGCGGAGAAGCGGTCCTCGTCGAACTGGATGATCTGGACCAGACGCTGGCGCTGCTCGATCGACTGATGGAGAGCAGGCCTCGCGGCGTTCATGAAATGGTTCCCGGCGCGCGGACGCTGCTTGTCCGCTTCGATCCTCTGCTGACCGACCGGACGGCCCTCGCGCGAGCGATCGGACAGCTTGACCTGTCCGCACATGCCGCCCGCCAAGGCAAAGCCATTGACCTTCCCATGACCTATGATGGCGAAGATTTGGGCAGCATCGCCGAAATACTGGGCTGGTCGGTGGACGAACTGGTGCGGCGGCACATGGCCGCCACCTATACGGTCGCCTTCACGGGCTTCGCGCCGGGTTTTGCCTATATGATCAGCGACGACCCGGACATCGACGTGCCGCGCCGTGCGACCCCCCGGTTGCGCGTGCCCGCTGGAACAGTGGCGCTGGCGGGGAAGTTCGGCGGCATCTATCCGACCGACAGCCCCGGTGGCTGGCAGTTGCTGGGTACGACGCCGCTTCGGATGTGGGATACGCATCGGGACAAGCCTGCGCTGCTGGCGCCGGGCGACAGGGTGCGGTTCCGCGATATGGCCAAGGGCAGCAGCGTGACGGTGCCTGATCACGCGTCTGCGCCTGCGCCCAAGCGTCGGGTGACGCAGGGCCTGCGGGTGCGTCGCTGCGATCGCCCCGCTCTCTATCAGGACAGGGGGCGGCCGGGCAGGGCCGGTCAGGGAATTTCGGAATCCGGCGCGCTTGACCGCGCTGCCCTTCGCGAAGCCAATATCTGTGTCGGCAACCCGCCCGGCGCCGCCGCGATCGAGATCAGTTTTGGCGGGTTTGAACTGGAAGCGGATCAGCCAGTCACGATGGCTGTCACCGGGGCTCCATGCCCCTTGGAAATCCGATCCAGCGGAGGCTGCAGGATCAGCGCGCCCTTCGGTCAGCCTTTCGCTTTGGACGCGGGAGACATCATCAGTATGGGCATCCCCCTCAGCGGGATGCGCAGCTATCTGGCCGTTCGTGGCGGTTTCGGCGTAGCCCCGGTGCTCGGTGCTGCGGCATACGATACGCTAGCAAAGGTCGGGCCTGATCCCATAAGCCAGGGCGACATTCTGGAGCTGGCGAACGCGCCCGCACTGGCGGTGGACGCGCAGCGCCCGCTTGCTCCGACGTTGCCGAGGGCGGGGGACGTGGTGACGCTCGATCTGCTGCTAGGCCCGCGCACGGATTGGTTCACCGATGAGGGCGTCGAGACGCTGCTGCGCCAGCCATGGCGAGTGACGCCTGAATCGAGCCGGGTCGGCCTCAGACTGTCCGGTGAAAAGCCTCTCGAGCGCCGCGATAACAAGGAACTGCCATCCGAAGGCACGGTGCGTGGTTCGGTGCAGGTGCCGCACAATGGCCAGCCAGTGCTGTTCCTTGCCGATCATCCATTGACCGGGGGCTATCCCGTCATCGGCGTCGTCGCGCCGCATCATCTGGATCTGGCCGGGCAAATTCCGATCGGCGCCATGATCCGTTTCAATTCCATCGCCGTCTTCCAGCCAGCCGCCGAGACCATCGCCTTATGA
- a CDS encoding alpha/beta fold hydrolase, with protein MKEVSMGEQFDWQDTGVEGFVHGFQTIDGTRVHYVSGGKPDGEVLVLVAGFPQSWYAWRKVLPMLGKRYRVIAPDLPGQGDSDLPLTGCDTGNVARIMHGLFEKLGISSHYLVAHDIGAWVAYPYAVEYGEALKGLVILDTGIPGISLPDALPWAANVAWRTWHVAFHNVPDLPEIFIEGKESIYMNWYLNRKAANPLVFSDEDRAEYLRAFLKNGLKGGLAYYRAVSQSAEQNRALSAKGKLNMPVLAVQADQGSMPDLVAELRQVASNVQGTAITSCGHYIPEEQPEALARELDDFFTGLAAKA; from the coding sequence TTGAAGGAAGTTTCGATGGGTGAGCAGTTCGATTGGCAAGATACGGGCGTTGAGGGTTTCGTTCATGGTTTCCAGACCATCGACGGCACCCGCGTCCATTATGTGAGCGGCGGCAAGCCGGATGGCGAGGTGCTGGTGCTGGTCGCCGGTTTCCCGCAGAGCTGGTACGCCTGGCGCAAGGTGCTGCCGATGCTGGGCAAGCGATACCGGGTGATCGCGCCCGACCTGCCGGGGCAGGGCGATTCCGATCTGCCGCTCACCGGATGCGACACCGGCAATGTCGCCCGGATCATGCATGGCCTGTTCGAAAAGCTGGGCATCAGCAGCCATTATCTGGTCGCGCACGATATCGGCGCCTGGGTCGCCTATCCCTATGCGGTGGAATATGGCGAAGCGCTCAAAGGGTTGGTGATCCTGGACACCGGCATTCCGGGCATCAGCCTGCCCGATGCGCTGCCCTGGGCGGCGAATGTCGCCTGGCGCACCTGGCACGTCGCCTTCCACAATGTGCCTGACCTGCCGGAGATATTCATCGAGGGCAAGGAAAGCATCTACATGAACTGGTATCTCAACCGGAAGGCAGCCAATCCGCTGGTCTTTTCGGACGAGGACCGGGCGGAGTATCTGCGCGCTTTCCTGAAGAACGGGCTGAAAGGCGGCCTGGCCTATTACCGGGCCGTATCACAGTCGGCCGAGCAGAACCGGGCGCTGAGCGCCAAGGGCAAGCTCAACATGCCGGTGCTGGCGGTTCAGGCCGATCAGGGATCGATGCCCGATCTGGTGGCGGAACTGCGCCAGGTGGCGTCGAATGTGCAGGGCACCGCGATCACGTCTTGCGGGCACTATATCCCCGAAGAACAGCCCGAGGCGCTGGCTCGCGAACTGGACGATTTCTTCACCGGACTTGCCGCAAAGGCGTGA